In Treponema sp. OMZ 798, the following proteins share a genomic window:
- a CDS encoding Rpn family recombination-promoting nuclease/putative transposase: MSTANRKYKDSVFVDLFAEDEKAKENFLSLYNALHGTNLQLSCPVENIRLDNVMYMNIINDVSCLVYGKIIVLAEHQSIINENMPLRFLQYTARLYEKLQAPTDRYLKKLSKIPTPEFYVFYNGTDDYPETATLKLSDAFITRPEQIPLELTVQVLNINTDKANKVLTACKPLEEYSLFVEEVRKQTQLDHENGFTNAVKICIEKGILKEYLTRKSREVINMLIAEYDYDTDIAVQRQESLMIGIKQGITQGLEQGSYQKAIETARLLKQFGDSIQKITQVTGLSELEVEAL, encoded by the coding sequence ATGAGTACGGCAAACAGAAAATATAAAGATTCGGTATTCGTTGATCTTTTCGCAGAAGATGAAAAGGCTAAAGAAAACTTTTTATCGCTTTATAATGCCTTGCACGGTACAAATTTACAATTATCTTGTCCTGTAGAAAACATAAGGCTTGATAATGTTATGTACATGAACATAATCAATGATGTATCCTGCCTTGTATACGGTAAAATCATCGTATTGGCTGAGCACCAATCCATAATCAATGAAAATATGCCCTTACGCTTTTTACAATATACAGCAAGACTGTATGAAAAACTTCAAGCACCGACCGACAGGTATTTAAAAAAGTTGTCAAAAATACCGACACCGGAGTTTTATGTATTTTATAACGGCACAGACGATTATCCTGAAACTGCAACGCTAAAACTCTCCGATGCCTTTATTACGAGACCTGAACAGATACCTTTGGAGTTGACAGTGCAGGTTTTAAACATCAATACCGATAAGGCAAACAAAGTTCTAACAGCATGCAAACCGCTTGAAGAATACAGCCTATTTGTAGAAGAGGTAAGAAAGCAAACGCAGCTTGACCATGAAAACGGCTTTACCAATGCAGTAAAGATATGTATAGAAAAAGGAATCTTAAAAGAATACTTGACGAGAAAATCACGGGAGGTAATAAATATGTTGATAGCAGAATATGATTATGATACGGATATTGCAGTACAAAGACAAGAAAGTCTGATGATTGGAATCAAACAAGGTATTACACAAGGTCTTGAACAGGGCTCTTACCAAAAAGCTATCGAAACGGCAAGGTTATTAAAACAGTTTGGAGATTCAATTCAGAAAATTACACAAGTTACAGGGCTCTCCGAATTAGAAGTAGAAGCGCTGTAA
- a CDS encoding P83/100 family protein: MRRLLVFSFFLIMVVFSGFAIEVDKPEIDSVKNKTIEFINYTGPHDVVDSADTIRGIGSNLAGAVKSGRAGDMNRYAIIHCVDPAIKEGLDADIFIIGKNAGVDHINNVRLIIAGYLKAAYGYSDKDAATLAHFVTIYNAVYRGNMDFFNQKYKPIVTKNLTKEKAGIALRYDEWPGQTQIVIPLTDQKYTGTISTVDTTSISDKKVVEKMREDKDKDLEKRKDMVDLKERESEEAAKRAELAKKEAVKQQKEADKQKKEADTKQKEAAKQKKETEQKQKEAKKAEEKAVKTGKPEDKKIAEEKKKEAEKSQKETEKKTEEAKKAKETAEEKQKKADEAKKEVKEEEKMAEKKTEEAQTDRKDIASDTQKIIEEKKAEKKAEGDAAIASSIPGYGLKVVDDSKMLSELVLLDLKTEEELRTSGINTIRGRNLHIVGKNLMAIAGTKSGNAVIALVLIDAKSLEIVKQSQENIAAESVLVKNEADYYAVIDNNGKYLIGRYNDKLELQAKSAVEVLPYTPITVSDRGLLVQDSKNAIRLLKLTDLTNIVVSE, encoded by the coding sequence ATGAGAAGGCTATTAGTTTTTTCGTTTTTTTTAATTATGGTAGTTTTTTCGGGGTTTGCAATTGAAGTTGACAAGCCTGAAATTGATTCTGTAAAAAACAAGACTATAGAATTTATTAACTACACCGGACCTCATGATGTGGTAGATAGTGCTGACACAATTAGAGGAATAGGATCGAATCTTGCAGGAGCCGTAAAAAGCGGACGTGCAGGCGATATGAATAGATATGCAATTATTCATTGTGTTGATCCTGCAATAAAAGAAGGTCTTGATGCAGATATTTTCATTATCGGGAAAAATGCCGGTGTTGATCATATTAACAACGTCAGGCTGATAATTGCAGGATATTTGAAAGCCGCTTACGGATATTCCGATAAGGATGCCGCAACCCTTGCACACTTTGTTACAATATATAATGCCGTCTACCGCGGAAATATGGATTTTTTTAATCAAAAATACAAGCCTATTGTTACAAAGAATTTAACAAAAGAAAAAGCCGGTATCGCCTTACGTTACGATGAATGGCCGGGACAAACCCAAATAGTTATTCCTCTAACGGATCAAAAATATACGGGAACAATAAGCACCGTAGACACTACTTCAATCTCGGATAAAAAGGTTGTCGAAAAAATGCGTGAAGATAAGGACAAGGACCTTGAAAAACGCAAAGACATGGTAGACCTAAAAGAAAGAGAAAGTGAAGAAGCCGCTAAGCGTGCAGAGCTTGCAAAAAAAGAAGCCGTAAAGCAGCAAAAAGAAGCCGATAAGCAAAAGAAAGAAGCCGATACAAAGCAAAAAGAAGCTGCAAAGCAAAAGAAAGAAACAGAGCAAAAACAAAAAGAGGCTAAAAAAGCTGAAGAGAAGGCAGTAAAAACAGGTAAACCTGAAGATAAAAAAATAGCCGAAGAAAAGAAAAAAGAGGCTGAAAAGTCTCAAAAAGAGACCGAAAAGAAGACAGAAGAGGCTAAAAAGGCTAAGGAAACTGCCGAAGAAAAGCAAAAAAAAGCTGATGAGGCCAAAAAAGAAGTAAAAGAAGAAGAAAAGATGGCCGAAAAAAAGACTGAAGAAGCTCAAACTGACAGAAAGGACATTGCTTCAGATACACAAAAAATTATCGAAGAAAAGAAGGCAGAGAAAAAGGCTGAAGGCGATGCTGCCATTGCCTCATCAATTCCCGGCTATGGTTTAAAGGTTGTAGACGACTCAAAGATGCTTTCTGAACTTGTTCTTTTAGACCTTAAAACCGAAGAAGAGCTTAGAACCTCGGGTATCAACACAATCAGAGGAAGAAACCTGCATATTGTAGGCAAAAACCTTATGGCAATTGCAGGCACTAAATCAGGAAATGCAGTTATAGCTTTGGTTCTTATCGATGCAAAATCTTTAGAGATTGTTAAACAAAGTCAAGAGAATATTGCAGCAGAGAGCGTTTTAGTTAAAAATGAGGCAGACTATTATGCCGTAATCGATAATAACGGAAAATACCTCATCGGACGCTATAACGATAAACTTGAACTCCAAGCCAAGTCGGCAGTTGAAGTATTACCTTACACACCTATAACAGTTAGCGACAGGGGATTATTGGTCCAAGACAGTAAGAACGCTATTAGATTATTAAAGTTAACCGATTTAACCAATATAGTCGTTTCTGAATAA
- the sufC gene encoding Fe-S cluster assembly ATPase SufC gives MKLLDIQGLQMSVDEKQILKNLNLSINKGEVHVVMGPNGAGKSTLAAAIVGNPRYTIDKGEIYFEDELINEVPVYERARKGIFLSFQIPEEVPGLKIEEFLRASKEAVTGEKIPMIKFHKLLSDTMKQLKINPAYANRSLNVGFSGGEKKKNEILQLAILNPKLAILDETDSGLDIDATKIVFEGVSKIRTPDMGILIITHHNKVLDYIRPDFVHILVDGSIVKTGRLELVEYIEKNGYENIKESL, from the coding sequence ATGAAACTATTAGATATACAAGGACTTCAAATGTCGGTTGATGAGAAGCAGATTCTTAAAAACCTTAATTTGAGTATAAACAAGGGTGAGGTTCATGTAGTCATGGGCCCCAACGGAGCAGGGAAGTCTACCTTGGCGGCGGCCATAGTGGGAAATCCGCGATATACTATCGATAAGGGCGAGATTTATTTTGAAGATGAGCTTATAAACGAAGTTCCCGTCTATGAAAGAGCCCGTAAAGGTATTTTTCTTTCTTTTCAGATCCCTGAAGAGGTGCCGGGCTTAAAGATTGAAGAGTTTTTGCGTGCCTCAAAAGAGGCTGTAACGGGCGAAAAAATACCCATGATAAAATTTCACAAGCTTTTATCGGACACGATGAAGCAGCTTAAGATTAATCCTGCCTATGCAAACCGAAGCTTAAATGTCGGTTTTTCGGGCGGAGAAAAAAAGAAAAACGAAATATTACAGCTTGCTATTTTAAACCCGAAACTCGCAATCCTTGATGAGACGGATTCGGGGCTGGATATAGACGCTACAAAGATAGTCTTTGAAGGCGTTTCCAAAATACGCACCCCCGATATGGGAATTTTGATTATTACCCATCATAATAAAGTTTTAGATTATATAAGACCTGACTTTGTTCACATCCTTGTTGACGGCAGCATTGTAAAAACAGGCCGTCTTGAACTGGTAGAATATATCGAAAAGAACGGTTACGAAAACATAAAAGAAAGCCTATGA
- a CDS encoding dicarboxylate/amino acid:cation symporter — MANEKKIGLLPKLGIGIAAGILLGLFVPASVMAVINTIKAILGSVIFFIVPLVIFGFIAPAICGLKHNAGKMLGTFLGLSYMSAVGASIFSAIVGYILIPFLHVPSSMSSLADIPKTAFVLSIPPLMPVMTALIMAILVGISVLWTKAETVEKVLVEFQKMILEIVNRIVVPILPFFIATTFAELAYSGSLTKQLPVFLKVIIIVLIGHFIWLTLLYLIGGAVSKKNPLDVIKHYGPAYTTAVGTMSSAATLPVALRCAHKSDALPSEVADFAIPLGATTHLCGSVLTETFFCMTIAQMLYGSLPSFGTMILFSFLFGVFAVGAPGVPGGTVMASLGLVLSVLGFDSTGTGLLIAIFALQDSFGTACNVTGDGALALILRGIFYKPDGTLKKQA, encoded by the coding sequence ATGGCAAACGAAAAAAAGATTGGGCTTTTGCCCAAACTCGGTATCGGTATTGCGGCCGGTATTTTGCTCGGACTCTTTGTCCCCGCATCTGTTATGGCCGTCATCAACACAATTAAGGCAATCTTAGGTTCGGTTATCTTCTTTATCGTACCTCTGGTTATCTTCGGCTTCATTGCTCCTGCAATCTGCGGCTTAAAGCACAATGCAGGAAAAATGCTTGGAACCTTTTTAGGTTTATCTTATATGTCTGCTGTAGGTGCATCAATATTCTCTGCTATTGTGGGATATATTTTGATTCCATTTTTGCACGTACCCAGTTCTATGAGTTCATTGGCTGACATTCCGAAAACAGCCTTCGTTTTATCTATTCCCCCTCTGATGCCTGTTATGACAGCTTTAATTATGGCAATTCTTGTCGGCATTTCCGTATTATGGACAAAGGCCGAAACCGTCGAAAAGGTTTTAGTAGAATTCCAAAAAATGATTTTGGAAATTGTAAACCGCATAGTTGTACCTATTCTGCCTTTCTTCATAGCAACTACCTTTGCAGAACTCGCATACAGCGGAAGCTTAACAAAGCAGCTTCCGGTATTTTTAAAGGTTATCATAATCGTTTTAATAGGGCACTTTATCTGGCTTACCCTCCTTTACCTTATCGGAGGAGCTGTTTCAAAGAAGAACCCCTTAGACGTTATCAAACACTACGGTCCAGCTTATACTACAGCTGTAGGAACTATGTCAAGTGCGGCAACCCTTCCTGTAGCCTTGCGCTGTGCCCATAAGTCCGATGCTCTTCCTTCAGAAGTTGCAGACTTTGCAATTCCGCTCGGTGCTACAACACATCTTTGCGGTTCGGTTTTAACCGAAACCTTCTTCTGTATGACTATAGCTCAAATGCTTTACGGCTCTCTTCCTTCTTTCGGAACAATGATTTTATTCTCATTCTTATTCGGTGTATTTGCAGTAGGAGCTCCCGGCGTACCCGGAGGAACGGTTATGGCCTCATTGGGACTTGTTTTAAGCGTTTTAGGTTTTGACAGCACAGGAACGGGCTTACTCATAGCTATCTTTGCTCTTCAGGACAGTTTCGGTACTGCATGTAACGTAACAGGCGACGGAGCCTTGGCCTTGATTCTCAGAGGTATTTTCTATAAACCTGACGGAACCCTAAAAAAACAAGCCTAA
- a CDS encoding DUF1295 domain-containing protein, which translates to MERLIFTFNIAQLVLFGVGLICFVVLFFVPAGYGKMINKKWGFSFNNKLGWFLMEVPTLITMIVLMSVWAKPENFVRIIIGLFFVLHYAQRVFIFPFLLKGKSKMPLLIVLMGITFNTINAFLIGAWLFYLSPKTMYPISWLYDPRFIIGVLIFLIGMAINIDSDKYIRSLRKPGDSSHYFPHKRMYKYVSSANYFGEILEWFGFALLSWSFVGLLFAFWTCANLVPRAYAINKKYREEFPEEFAALKPKRVFPFIF; encoded by the coding sequence ATGGAAAGACTAATATTTACCTTTAATATTGCACAGCTTGTCCTATTCGGCGTAGGCTTAATTTGTTTTGTAGTATTGTTTTTTGTTCCGGCCGGATACGGTAAGATGATAAATAAAAAATGGGGCTTTTCTTTTAACAATAAGCTCGGCTGGTTTTTAATGGAAGTTCCTACTCTTATAACAATGATAGTGCTCATGTCCGTCTGGGCTAAACCTGAAAATTTTGTGAGAATTATAATAGGTCTTTTTTTTGTACTGCACTATGCTCAACGAGTTTTTATATTTCCTTTTTTACTTAAGGGCAAAAGTAAGATGCCCCTCCTCATAGTTTTGATGGGAATTACATTTAATACCATAAATGCCTTTTTAATCGGAGCATGGCTTTTTTACCTTTCACCCAAAACCATGTATCCTATCTCTTGGCTTTATGATCCTCGTTTTATAATCGGAGTTCTTATCTTTTTAATAGGAATGGCTATAAATATAGATTCGGACAAGTATATCCGCTCTTTGCGAAAACCAGGTGATAGTTCACACTATTTTCCTCATAAACGGATGTACAAATATGTATCCAGCGCCAATTATTTCGGCGAAATATTGGAATGGTTCGGCTTTGCTCTTCTTTCATGGAGCTTTGTAGGCCTCTTGTTCGCTTTTTGGACTTGCGCAAACCTTGTTCCAAGAGCCTATGCCATAAACAAAAAATACAGGGAAGAATTTCCCGAAGAATTTGCGGCTCTAAAGCCTAAGAGGGTATTTCCTTTTATATTTTAA
- a CDS encoding PQQ-binding-like beta-propeller repeat protein produces MKKKHLWFILIIFSLFSFKVSAQTLDAHWTLVFAGKNITVPVFWNGNIYTAGDDKALNCITSQGTFLWRRNTEGFPGKFLSVSQAGIVFMVNTKGNIEAFSSQGMPLWTYALKKKPIFPIHTARDGRIFIIQEDNIICLTSGGKLKWSLPLVSTPVFQPAETGSKDIVLILKSGDFLRISIFGSVVEQHRLKKTVSAIGEAPDGYILACTDGSISYYKTGGGSEALWQSIEPEICKNVFYKGGKVLYMFESGKLIFKDLKTNELIWEEKTSGNFSGGVNCYAISNEFNITAKGFGCLITDTGRIKWEKKIPETLFFPIITENGLLVGITNEILNAYRVETKLLRKGTKREAPENFYSIIQKDDKGKEDLPFFVEYATVAELLDVIQKEIEDGTVGEKEPRYAFRLKTILENKRKASYFSQDFNSFDRSRAAELLGRLGSYEYRDILLGAMYKIDNPDVLAGILRGLEYLAYDPDGRTMDGIRFVMGKAKYDDINLMAAVCDCLTALMRFGSNETASAAISNIFYIIKGPYSNIIQNYARQKIKNIVK; encoded by the coding sequence ATGAAAAAAAAACACCTGTGGTTTATTTTAATTATTTTCTCCTTGTTTTCGTTCAAAGTATCGGCTCAAACCCTTGATGCTCATTGGACCTTGGTTTTTGCAGGGAAAAATATAACTGTTCCGGTTTTTTGGAACGGAAACATTTACACCGCAGGAGATGACAAGGCCTTAAACTGCATTACCTCGCAAGGGACTTTCTTATGGCGAAGAAACACTGAAGGTTTCCCCGGCAAGTTTTTATCGGTTTCTCAAGCCGGAATAGTCTTCATGGTGAACACAAAGGGAAATATTGAAGCCTTTTCCTCTCAGGGGATGCCTCTTTGGACCTATGCCCTAAAGAAAAAGCCGATCTTTCCTATACATACTGCACGGGATGGACGCATCTTTATAATTCAAGAAGATAATATAATATGCCTCACCTCCGGAGGAAAATTAAAATGGTCTTTGCCCCTTGTTTCTACTCCCGTCTTTCAACCTGCAGAAACCGGATCAAAAGATATAGTTTTGATTTTAAAGTCCGGAGATTTCTTGCGCATTTCTATCTTCGGATCGGTTGTAGAGCAGCATAGGCTTAAAAAGACCGTTTCGGCCATAGGAGAAGCCCCTGACGGATATATACTTGCATGTACGGACGGCTCGATTTCCTATTATAAAACGGGAGGCGGATCTGAAGCCCTTTGGCAAAGCATTGAACCTGAAATATGTAAAAATGTTTTTTATAAGGGCGGAAAAGTTCTTTACATGTTTGAAAGCGGCAAGCTGATTTTTAAAGATCTAAAAACAAATGAACTTATATGGGAAGAAAAAACTTCGGGTAATTTTTCGGGCGGAGTTAATTGCTATGCGATCTCTAACGAATTCAATATTACCGCAAAAGGATTCGGCTGTCTGATTACCGACACCGGGCGCATTAAATGGGAAAAAAAGATACCCGAAACTCTCTTTTTTCCCATTATAACCGAAAACGGACTCTTGGTCGGGATAACAAATGAAATTTTAAATGCTTACAGGGTCGAAACCAAGCTTTTACGCAAGGGAACAAAACGCGAAGCTCCCGAAAATTTTTATTCTATAATACAAAAAGACGACAAGGGAAAGGAAGATTTACCTTTTTTTGTGGAATATGCTACTGTGGCAGAACTTTTAGATGTTATACAAAAAGAAATAGAAGACGGCACGGTAGGCGAAAAAGAACCCCGCTATGCCTTCCGGCTAAAAACCATATTGGAAAACAAGAGGAAGGCCTCATATTTCTCTCAAGATTTTAACTCGTTTGACAGGTCAAGAGCTGCAGAGCTTTTAGGAAGGCTCGGCTCCTATGAGTATCGGGATATTCTCTTGGGCGCAATGTATAAAATAGATAATCCGGATGTTCTTGCCGGGATTTTAAGGGGCTTGGAATATCTTGCCTACGACCCCGACGGGCGGACAATGGATGGAATCCGCTTTGTCATGGGAAAGGCAAAATACGATGACATAAACCTTATGGCCGCAGTTTGCGATTGTTTGACTGCCTTGATGAGGTTCGGTTCCAATGAGACAGCATCTGCTGCAATTTCAAATATTTTTTACATTATTAAGGGCCCTTATTCCAATATTATTCAAAATTATGCAAGACAAAAAATCAAAAATATAGTAAAATAG
- a CDS encoding 2-hydroxycarboxylate transporter family protein: protein MVNENKKYEILGMPLILFVIVAAVVIAATWWNKLPGGMIGALLLMMVLGEVLNIIGDNTPIVKTFFGGGPIVIIFASSALAYYHILPEGILKNISTFMKGGGFLDFYIAALITGSILGMDRKLLIKAAIRYFPCIIGSVAVALLFVAIGAPLFGMKATEAIAHIGIPIMGGGMGAGAVPISQVFASALKIPAEQILSKLVPAVALGNALAIVAGGMLNKLGKIKPAWTGNGQLLASGTFEVPSDEAMQKNFSLQEFGIAIVIATAFFTWGNIVSNLFKLVGLNIHTYAWMIISVAVVKAANILPKTFENACALWYKFVAKNFTAALLVGIGIGYTNLGDIIGAFSLAYVVLVLLVVIGAIIGSGVIGKFVGFYPIEAAITAGLCMANMGGTGDVAVLTASKRMELMPFAQISSRLGGAFIILLASFLVPLFFGG, encoded by the coding sequence ATGGTAAACGAAAACAAAAAGTATGAGATCTTAGGCATGCCCCTCATACTATTCGTTATTGTTGCAGCCGTTGTAATTGCTGCAACCTGGTGGAACAAGCTGCCGGGTGGAATGATAGGAGCCCTTCTCTTGATGATGGTGCTTGGCGAAGTGCTAAACATTATCGGAGACAATACTCCTATAGTAAAGACATTCTTCGGCGGAGGACCAATCGTAATTATATTCGCCTCAAGCGCCCTCGCTTATTATCATATCTTGCCTGAAGGTATCCTAAAAAATATTTCGACCTTTATGAAGGGAGGAGGCTTTTTAGACTTTTACATTGCAGCCCTTATTACAGGCTCAATCCTAGGAATGGATAGAAAACTTTTAATTAAGGCAGCTATACGCTATTTCCCGTGCATCATAGGCTCTGTTGCTGTAGCCTTACTCTTTGTTGCTATAGGAGCTCCGCTTTTTGGAATGAAAGCAACCGAAGCCATTGCTCACATTGGTATTCCCATAATGGGAGGAGGAATGGGAGCCGGAGCCGTACCTATTTCGCAAGTTTTTGCTTCTGCATTAAAAATTCCTGCAGAGCAAATCCTTTCTAAACTTGTCCCGGCTGTTGCCTTGGGTAATGCTCTTGCCATAGTCGCAGGCGGAATGCTTAACAAGCTCGGAAAAATTAAACCGGCTTGGACAGGAAACGGTCAACTTCTTGCAAGCGGAACATTCGAAGTTCCAAGCGATGAAGCAATGCAAAAGAATTTTTCTTTGCAAGAATTCGGAATCGCCATAGTAATTGCAACAGCCTTCTTTACCTGGGGAAATATAGTATCCAACCTATTTAAACTTGTAGGTTTAAATATTCATACCTATGCTTGGATGATTATCAGCGTTGCTGTTGTAAAAGCTGCAAACATCTTACCTAAGACATTTGAAAACGCTTGTGCCTTATGGTATAAATTTGTTGCAAAGAATTTTACCGCAGCCCTCTTGGTAGGTATCGGTATAGGTTATACAAACCTCGGTGACATTATCGGAGCTTTCAGTCTCGCATATGTAGTACTCGTACTATTGGTTGTAATAGGTGCAATAATCGGCTCCGGAGTTATAGGAAAATTTGTAGGCTTTTATCCGATTGAAGCTGCGATCACTGCGGGTCTTTGTATGGCAAACATGGGAGGAACAGGAGATGTTGCCGTTCTTACAGCTTCAAAGCGAATGGAGCTGATGCCCTTTGCTCAGATATCGTCCCGCTTGGGAGGGGCCTTTATAATCTTGCTGGCCTCATTCTTGGTTCCGCTATTTTTCGGCGGCTAA
- a CDS encoding MFS transporter, with protein MLNKQRKMTWRTYLAYGAADLYGGGCFFIVTTFAMYYLVNVIGLHPVLAGLIPAIGKFWDAISDPMMGYIADNTPQNRFGKRRVWFLVSIVPIALSFIIIWFPTGIESQAGKFIFYTVAYIIFFTVSTVSYIPYAALSAEITKDFSERNKLNGSRLMFSFIATLLGGLLAQPIIDAFHGSMMGYFVMSIVFALIFALPWIPLYFETWELPEEKPQKKSEAKFIKNFLSLFKSKSCRIHIAMYVCSYGALDIVMSLVLFYIVDYLNRGSVFVIAQGALLLTMMATLPIHNRIINKRGHKPVYVAALIIFAVSIVLMSLHTPQTNSFFLILNMVFMGVGISANNLIPHQLLPFLADIDKLMSGENRAGTYSAAMTLTRKLFLGLVIMTTIGFVLSGIGYKNPVPSVLTQKQFKEAQDLAVKNNENFEKINKYYSLLEDGNFHLKYMSRNTDEIISSIDKKVKGNFDEIPEAVFESLLSSFDKKDFEKIDEKFLLEASYIKSGAVYKKIEPKDFYTKTDLYDLKVLLDKIDFKYSGIGQVQKPQQKESTLRGVKISFIIMPLFMILFGIFFGLKFNVSPENHKIILEELNRLEAGGKKEDADEKTKQVCELLIGEPYGRTS; from the coding sequence ATGTTAAACAAGCAAAGAAAGATGACTTGGCGGACTTATCTCGCCTATGGGGCTGCCGATTTATACGGCGGAGGATGTTTTTTTATCGTTACTACATTTGCAATGTATTATCTGGTAAATGTAATAGGACTTCATCCGGTACTTGCAGGGCTTATTCCTGCAATCGGAAAGTTTTGGGATGCTATATCGGATCCTATGATGGGCTATATAGCCGATAATACACCGCAAAACCGCTTCGGTAAAAGAAGGGTGTGGTTTTTGGTCTCGATTGTTCCGATTGCTCTTTCCTTTATCATAATTTGGTTTCCGACCGGGATCGAAAGTCAGGCCGGAAAATTTATCTTTTATACGGTAGCCTACATTATCTTCTTTACGGTTTCTACTGTTTCGTACATACCTTATGCGGCTCTTTCAGCCGAAATAACTAAGGACTTTTCCGAAAGAAATAAACTCAACGGTTCCCGCCTTATGTTTTCTTTTATAGCTACCCTTTTAGGCGGACTTTTGGCTCAGCCTATTATCGATGCCTTTCACGGCAGTATGATGGGCTATTTTGTGATGAGTATAGTCTTTGCCCTCATCTTTGCCCTTCCGTGGATTCCTCTTTATTTTGAAACATGGGAACTGCCTGAAGAAAAACCTCAAAAAAAATCCGAAGCTAAATTTATAAAAAACTTTTTGTCTCTTTTTAAAAGCAAGTCTTGTAGAATTCATATTGCTATGTATGTATGCTCCTATGGAGCCTTGGATATAGTAATGTCTTTAGTTCTCTTCTACATTGTAGATTATTTAAACCGCGGAAGCGTTTTTGTAATAGCCCAAGGTGCTCTTTTGCTGACCATGATGGCAACCCTGCCGATTCATAACCGCATAATAAACAAGAGAGGACACAAGCCTGTCTATGTTGCAGCCCTAATCATCTTTGCTGTTTCTATAGTTCTTATGTCTCTTCATACGCCTCAAACAAATTCGTTTTTTTTAATATTGAACATGGTATTTATGGGTGTCGGAATTTCGGCAAACAATTTGATTCCTCATCAGCTGCTTCCTTTTTTGGCCGACATAGATAAGCTTATGAGCGGAGAAAACCGTGCCGGAACTTATTCGGCGGCTATGACTCTTACCCGGAAGTTGTTTTTAGGCTTGGTGATAATGACCACAATAGGCTTTGTTTTAAGCGGCATAGGTTATAAAAATCCCGTCCCCTCGGTTTTGACTCAAAAGCAATTTAAAGAAGCTCAAGACTTGGCCGTAAAAAATAATGAAAATTTCGAAAAAATAAACAAGTATTATTCTTTGCTGGAAGACGGAAATTTTCATTTAAAATACATGAGCCGAAACACTGATGAGATTATCAGCTCTATCGACAAAAAAGTAAAAGGTAACTTTGATGAGATACCCGAAGCTGTTTTTGAAAGTTTACTTTCTTCTTTTGATAAAAAAGACTTTGAAAAGATCGATGAAAAATTCTTGCTTGAGGCTTCTTATATAAAATCGGGAGCTGTTTATAAAAAAATAGAACCGAAAGATTTTTATACTAAGACCGATTTGTATGATTTAAAAGTTTTGTTGGATAAAATAGATTTTAAATATTCAGGTATAGGGCAGGTCCAAAAACCACAGCAAAAGGAAAGCACCTTAAGAGGTGTCAAAATTTCTTTTATAATAATGCCTTTGTTTATGATTCTTTTCGGTATCTTCTTCGGCCTTAAATTTAATGTAAGCCCCGAAAACCATAAAATTATCCTTGAAGAGTTAAACAGATTGGAAGCCGGAGGCAAAAAAGAAGATGCTGATGAAAAAACCAAGCAGGTTTGCGAGCTTTTGATAGGTGAACCTTACGGAAGAACTTCTTAA